One region of Brassica napus cultivar Da-Ae chromosome A10, Da-Ae, whole genome shotgun sequence genomic DNA includes:
- the LOC106370676 gene encoding classical arabinogalactan protein 4 has translation MASKMVQIFLIMALFATSALAQAPAPTPTITPPAATPPPVATPPPVATPPPVATPPPAATPAPATTPPPAATPAPATTPPSAAPSPSDVPAASPPAPEGPASSPDGLAPGPSEEAPAPSAAFSNKAFIAGTAFTAIMYAAVFV, from the coding sequence ATGGCTTCCAAAATGGTCCAAATTTTCTTGATAATGGCTCTCTTCGCTACATCAGCCCTCGCTCAAGCTCCCGCTCCTACACCAACCATCACTCCTCCTGCCGCAACACCCCCTCCCGTTGCAACTCCTCCTCCTGTAGCTACTCCTCCACCAGTGGCCACCCCACCACCAGCCGCAACCCCAGCCCCAGCCACCACTCCACCACCAGCCGCAACTCCAGCTCCCGCCACTACTCCACCATCAGCCGCTCCTTCTCCCTCTGATGTTCCCGCCGCATCTCCACCTGCGCCGGAAGGTCCCGCATCGAGCCCTGACGGTCTTGCTCCAGGGCCTTCAGAAGAAGCACCTGCACCAAGTGCCGCTTTCTCCAACAAAGCTTTCATCGCCGGAACCGCTTTCACCGCTATTATGTACGCCGCCGTTTtcgtttga
- the LOC106370677 gene encoding protein DETOXIFICATION 28 — MADREMAPLLRAQNAVEEGGDIWIETKKLWSIVGPAIFTRVATYLFFLITQSFAGHLGELELAAISIVINIIIGFTYGLLLGMASALETLCGQAFGAKKYGMLGVYMQRSWIVLFLFSILLLPMFFFATPILKFLGQPEDIAELSGTVAVLAIPLHFAFVFVCPISRFLQCQLKNEVLAITAGVALAVHIFVSWLFVYGLKLGFIWTMITFSLSWWLNVIILFVYIVRGGCPLTWTGFSMEAFTGLWEYAKLSASSGIMLCLEFWYYRILIVMTGNLEDAKTAVDSLSICMSINGLELMIPLAFFAGAGVRVANELGAGSGKGARFAMIISVTQSLIIGIIFSVLVVLLRDQIGWIFSSSETITKAVTDLSILLAFTILLNSVQPVLSGVAVGSGWQSFVAYVNLGSYYFIGLPLGFVMGWIFKSGIKGMWAGMIFGGTAVQTLILIFITMRCDWEKEVQKANARVKKWSVSDEGN; from the exons ATGGCAGACAGAGAGATGGCTCCTCTGCTAAGGGCTCAAAATGCGGTGGAGGAAGGCGGGGATATATGGATAGAGACGAAGAAGCTATGGAGTATTGTTGGACCGGCAATATTCACCAGAGTCGCGACATATTTGTTCTTCCTCATCACTCAGTCGTTCGCGGGCCATCTTGGCGAGCTCGAACTCGCTGCCATCTCCATCGTCATCAACATCATCATTGGCTTCACCTATGGCCTTCTC CTTGGAATGGCGAGTGCGTTGGAAACGTTGTGCGGTCAAGCCTTTGGAGCAAAGAAGTATGGCATGCTAGGAGTGTATATGCAGCGATCTTGGATTGTTCTCTTCTTGTTCTCCATCTTGCTCCTCCCTATGTTCTTCTTTGCAACCCCGATTCTTAAGTTTCTTGGCCAGCCTGAAGACATCGCCGAGCTCTCTGGTACCGTCGCTGTTTTGGCCATTCCTCTCCACTTTGCATTTGTCTTCGTTTGCCCTATCAGCCGATTTCTCCAATGCCAGCTCAAGAATGAA GTGCTAGCAATAACGGCTGGAGTGGCACTTGCAGTTCACATATTTGTGTCATGGCTTTTTGTGTACGGTCTTAAGCTTGGATTCATATGGACCATGATTACTTTTAGTTTGTCATGGTGGCTCAATGTCATCATCTTGTTTGTTTACATCGTACGGGGAGGTTGTCCGCTCACTTGGACTGGTTTCTCCATGGAAGCTTTCACGGGACTATGGGAATACGCTAAGCTCTCTGCCTCTTCCGGAATCATGCTTTG CTTGGAGTTTTGGTATTATAGGATTTTAATTGTGATGACTGGAAATCTGGAGGATGCAAAAACTGCTGTTGACTCTTTATCTATATG CATGTCGATAAATGGTTTGGAGCTGATGATTCCACTTGCTTTCTTCGCCGGAGCCGG GGTACGAGTGGCGAATGAATTAGGAGCAGGCAGCGGGAAAGGAGCAAGATTTGCAATGATCATATCAGTGACACAATCATTAATCATCGGAATAATCTTTTCTGTGCTCGTAGTGCTTCTTCGTGATCAAATCGGTTGGATTTTCTCTTCAAGTGAAACCATCACAAAAGCAGTTACCGATCTCTCTATTCTACTAGCGTTTACGATTCTTCTCAACAGTGTTCAGCCGGTTCTTTCCG GTGTTGCGGTCGGATCGGGTTGGCAATCATTTGTTGCATACGTAAATTTGGGAAGCTACTATTTCATTGGACTTCCTCTTGGATTTGTTATGGGCTGGATTTTCAAGTCTGGTATTAAG GGCATGTGGGCAGGTATGATATTCGGAGGAACTGCAGTTCAGACACTGATATTGATCTTTATCACCATGAGATGTGACTGGGAGAAAGAG GTTCAGAAAGCAAATGCGCGCGTTAAAAAATGGTCTGTTTCCGATGAAGGAAATTGA
- the LOC106372472 gene encoding protein DETOXIFICATION 28 isoform X2, whose translation MGERDDETGGVEKAKIPLLRDRNEAGEDGDILVETKKLWRIVGPAIFTRITTYLILVITQAFAGHLGELELAAISIVNNVIIGFNFGLLLGMASALETLCGQAFGAKKYNMLGVYLQRSWIVLFFLAILLLPVYFFATPILKYLGQPDDIAELSGTIAVRVIPIHFAFAFVFPLNRFLQCQLRNVVIAIASGVALVVHIFVCWLFVYVLELGVIGTMATVNVSWWFNLLVLFTYTTCGGCPLTWTGFSIEAFTGLWEFAKLSVSSGIMICLENWYYKILILMTGNLKDTKIAVDSLAICMSINGLELMIPLAFLAGTGVRVANELGAGSGKRARFAMIVSVTQSLLIGIIFSVLVIFLHDQIGWIFSSSETVIKAVNDLSILLAFTILLNSVQPVLSGWQSFVAYINLGCYYFIGLPLGFVMGWIFKSGVKGIWGGMIFGGTGIQTLVLIFIVVRCDWEKEAQKASARVRKWSTSNSEAIN comes from the exons ATGGGAGAGAGAGACGACGAAACAGGAGGTGTAGAGAAGGCAAAGATTCCTTTGTTAAGGGATCGAAATGAAGCGGGGGAAGACGGAGATATACTGGTGGAGACGAAGAAGCTATGGCGTATCGTTGGACCAGCCATATTCACCAGAATCACCACCTACTTGATCCTCGTCATTACTCAGGCCTTTGCCGGCCACCTCGGCGAGCTTGAACTCGCCGCTATCTCCATCGTTAACAACGTCATCATCGGTTTCAACTTCGGCCTCCTT CTAGGAATGGCTAGTGCGTTGGAAACGCTGTGTGGTCAAGCGTTCGGAGcgaaaaaatataacatgttaGGAGTGTATTTGCAGCGGTCTTGGATTGTTCTCTTCTTTTTGGCTATCTTGCTTCTCCCTGTGTACTTCTTTGCAACTCCGATTCTTAAGTACTTGGGCCAGCCTGATGACATCGCCGAACTCTCTGGTACCATCGCAGTTCGGGTTATTCCTATCCATTTCGCATTTGCCTTCGTTTTCCCTCTCAACCGATTCCTCCAATGCCAGCTCAGGAATGTG GTGATTGCAATAGCATCTGGAGTGGCACTTGTAGTTCACATATTTGTGTGCTGGCTTTTTGTGTATGTTCTTGAACTAGGAGTCATTGGGACCATGGCTACTGTTAACGTCTCATGGTGGTTCAATTTACTCGTCTTATTTACTTACACCACTTGCGGTGGTTGTCCGCTCACTTGGACTGGTTTCTCCATCGAAGCTTTCACAGGACTATGGGAATTCGCTAAGCTCTCTGTCTCCTCCGGTATTATGATTTG CTTGGAGAATTGGTATTATAAGATTTTAATCCTGATGACTGGAAATCTGAAGGATACAAAAATTGCTGTCGACTCCCTGGCTATATG CATGTCGATAAATGGACTGGAGCTGATGATTCCACTTGCTTTCCTCGCTGGGACCGG CGTACGAGTGGCAAATGAACTAGGAGCAGGCAGTGGGAAACGAGCGAGATTTGCAATGATCGTATCAGTGACACAGTCCTTGCTCATCGGAATAATATTTTCGGTGCTAGTTATATTTCTTCATGATCAAATCGGTTGGATCTTCTCTTCAAGTGAAACCGTCATAAAAGCAGTCAATGATCTCTCTATTCTTTTAGCTTTTACCATTCTTCTCAACAGTGTCCAACCGGTTCTTTCCG GTTGGCAATCATTCGTCGCATATATAAATTTGGGATGCTATTATTTCATCGGACTTCCACTTGGATTTGTTATGGGCTGGATTTTCAAATCCGGTGTTAAG GGCATTTGGGGAGGTATGATATTCGGAGGAACTGGGATTCAAACATTGGTATTGATATTTATAGTTGTGAGATGTGACTGGGAAAAAGAG GCACAAAAGGCAAGTGCGCGCGTTAGAAAATGGTCGACCTCAAACTCAGAGGCAATAAATTGA
- the LOC106372472 gene encoding protein DETOXIFICATION 28 isoform X1, which produces MGERDDETGGVEKAKIPLLRDRNEAGEDGDILVETKKLWRIVGPAIFTRITTYLILVITQAFAGHLGELELAAISIVNNVIIGFNFGLLLGMASALETLCGQAFGAKKYNMLGVYLQRSWIVLFFLAILLLPVYFFATPILKYLGQPDDIAELSGTIAVRVIPIHFAFAFVFPLNRFLQCQLRNVVIAIASGVALVVHIFVCWLFVYVLELGVIGTMATVNVSWWFNLLVLFTYTTCGGCPLTWTGFSIEAFTGLWEFAKLSVSSGIMICLENWYYKILILMTGNLKDTKIAVDSLAICMSINGLELMIPLAFLAGTGVRVANELGAGSGKRARFAMIVSVTQSLLIGIIFSVLVIFLHDQIGWIFSSSETVIKAVNDLSILLAFTILLNSVQPVLSGVAIGSGWQSFVAYINLGCYYFIGLPLGFVMGWIFKSGVKGIWGGMIFGGTGIQTLVLIFIVVRCDWEKEAQKASARVRKWSTSNSEAIN; this is translated from the exons ATGGGAGAGAGAGACGACGAAACAGGAGGTGTAGAGAAGGCAAAGATTCCTTTGTTAAGGGATCGAAATGAAGCGGGGGAAGACGGAGATATACTGGTGGAGACGAAGAAGCTATGGCGTATCGTTGGACCAGCCATATTCACCAGAATCACCACCTACTTGATCCTCGTCATTACTCAGGCCTTTGCCGGCCACCTCGGCGAGCTTGAACTCGCCGCTATCTCCATCGTTAACAACGTCATCATCGGTTTCAACTTCGGCCTCCTT CTAGGAATGGCTAGTGCGTTGGAAACGCTGTGTGGTCAAGCGTTCGGAGcgaaaaaatataacatgttaGGAGTGTATTTGCAGCGGTCTTGGATTGTTCTCTTCTTTTTGGCTATCTTGCTTCTCCCTGTGTACTTCTTTGCAACTCCGATTCTTAAGTACTTGGGCCAGCCTGATGACATCGCCGAACTCTCTGGTACCATCGCAGTTCGGGTTATTCCTATCCATTTCGCATTTGCCTTCGTTTTCCCTCTCAACCGATTCCTCCAATGCCAGCTCAGGAATGTG GTGATTGCAATAGCATCTGGAGTGGCACTTGTAGTTCACATATTTGTGTGCTGGCTTTTTGTGTATGTTCTTGAACTAGGAGTCATTGGGACCATGGCTACTGTTAACGTCTCATGGTGGTTCAATTTACTCGTCTTATTTACTTACACCACTTGCGGTGGTTGTCCGCTCACTTGGACTGGTTTCTCCATCGAAGCTTTCACAGGACTATGGGAATTCGCTAAGCTCTCTGTCTCCTCCGGTATTATGATTTG CTTGGAGAATTGGTATTATAAGATTTTAATCCTGATGACTGGAAATCTGAAGGATACAAAAATTGCTGTCGACTCCCTGGCTATATG CATGTCGATAAATGGACTGGAGCTGATGATTCCACTTGCTTTCCTCGCTGGGACCGG CGTACGAGTGGCAAATGAACTAGGAGCAGGCAGTGGGAAACGAGCGAGATTTGCAATGATCGTATCAGTGACACAGTCCTTGCTCATCGGAATAATATTTTCGGTGCTAGTTATATTTCTTCATGATCAAATCGGTTGGATCTTCTCTTCAAGTGAAACCGTCATAAAAGCAGTCAATGATCTCTCTATTCTTTTAGCTTTTACCATTCTTCTCAACAGTGTCCAACCGGTTCTTTCCG gtgTTGCCATTGGTTCAGGTTGGCAATCATTCGTCGCATATATAAATTTGGGATGCTATTATTTCATCGGACTTCCACTTGGATTTGTTATGGGCTGGATTTTCAAATCCGGTGTTAAG GGCATTTGGGGAGGTATGATATTCGGAGGAACTGGGATTCAAACATTGGTATTGATATTTATAGTTGTGAGATGTGACTGGGAAAAAGAG GCACAAAAGGCAAGTGCGCGCGTTAGAAAATGGTCGACCTCAAACTCAGAGGCAATAAATTGA
- the LOC106372470 gene encoding protein DETOXIFICATION 28-like has protein sequence MGERDDDAQGTLEKARIPLLRDQHAAEDEGGGIEIETWMETKKLWRIVGPAIFSRVSTYSIFVITQAFAGHLGELELAAISIVHNVIISFSFGLLLGMASALETLCGQAFGAKKYDMLGVYMQRSWIVLFLFCILLLPMYLFASPILKFFGQPDEIAELTGIIALWTIPTHFAYAFYLPLSRFLQCQLENRVVAFSSGLALVVHIFLCWLFVNGLKLGVIGTMATINVSWWFNVFILFTYTTCGGCPLTWTGFSNEAFTKLWEFAKLSASSGIMICLEYWYYKILIVMTGNMEDTKIAVDSLSICMSINGLEMMIPFAFFAGTGVRVANELGAGSGRRARFAMVVSVTQSLMIGIIFSVLVVFLHDQIGWIFSSSETVIKAVADLSILLAFTILLNSVQPILSGVAVGSGWQSSVAYINLGCYYFIGLPLGFVMGWIFKSGVKGIWAGMIFGGTAIQTLILTCIVMRCDWEKEAQKANVRVKRWSVSNSRN, from the exons ATGGGCGAAAGAGACGATGACGCACAAGGTACTCTAGAGAAGGCGAGGATTCCTTTGTTGAGGGATCAACATGCGGCGGAGGACGAAGGAGGAGGAATAGAGATAGAGACATGGATGGAAACGAAGAAGCTATGGCGTATCGTGGGACCGGCCATATTCTCCAGAGTCTCGACCTACTCGATCTTCGTCATTACTCAGGCTTTTGCCGGCCACCTGGGCGAGCTAGAACTGGCCGCCATATCCATCGTCCACAACGTCATCATCAGCTTCAGTTTCGGCCTCCTT CTAGGAATGGCGAGTGCGTTGGAAACGCTGTGCGGGCAAGCGTTTGGAGCCAAGAAGTATGACATGTTGGGAGTGTATATGCAGCGATCTTGGATCGTTCTCTTCTTATTCTGCATCTTGCTCCTTCCTATGTACTTGTTTGCGTCTCCTATTCTCAAGTTCTTTGGCCAGCCTGATGAAATTGCTGAGCTCACGGGTATTATCGCCCTTTGGACCATTCCTACCCATTTCGCATATGCCTTCTATTTACCTCTAAGCCGCTTCCTCCAGTGCCAGCTCGAGAATAGG GTGGTTGCATTTTCTTCTGGATTGGCACTTGTGGTTCACATATTTCTGTGCTGGCTTTTTGTGAACGGTCTTAAACTTGGAGTTATAGGGACTATGGCTACTATTAACGTGTCATGGTGGTTCAATGTATTCATCTTATTTACTTACACTACTTGTGGGGGTTGTCCGCTCACTTGGACCGGTTTCTCCAACGAAGCTTTCACCAAACTATGGGAATTCGCTAAGCTCTCTGCGTCCTCTGGTATCATGATTTG CTTGGAGTATtggtattataaaattttaattgtgaTGACTGGAAATATGGAAGATACAAAAATTGCTGTCGACTCTCTGTCTATATG CATGTCAATAAACGGTTTGGAAATGATGATTCCATTTGCTTTCTTTGCCGGGACCGG CGTACGAGTGGCTAATGAATTAGGAGCAGGCAGTGGAAGAAGAGCTAGATTTGCAATGGTCGTATCAGTGACACAATCGTTAATGATCGGAATAATATTCTCGGTGCTCGTAGTATTTCTTCATGATCAAATCGGTTGGATTTTCTCTTCAAGTGAAACTGTCATAAAAGCTGTCGCTGATCTCTCTATTCTCCTAGCCTTCACGATTCTTCTCAACAGTGTTCAGCCAATTCTTTCCG gTGTTGCTGTTGGATCCGGTTGGCAATCATCCGTGGCATATATAAACTTAGGATGCTATTATTTCATTGGACTTCCACTTGGATTTGTTATGGGATGGATTTTCAAGTCTGGTGTCAAG GGTATTTGGGCTGGTATGATATTTGGAGGAACCGCGATTCAAACATTGATTTTGACCTGTATTGTTATGAGATGTGACTGGGAAAAAGAG GCCCAAAAAGCAAATGTTCGCGTTAAGAGATGGTCTGTCTCAAATTCAAGAAATTGA
- the LOC106372473 gene encoding protein DETOXIFICATION 28-like, producing the protein MEERADEAQGPLEKAMAPLLGDDNVAEEKDIKTKRKIWMETKKLWRIVGPAIFTRVSTYSIFIITQAFAGHLGELELAAISIVNNVIVGFNYGLLLGMATALETLCGQAYGAKKYDKLGVYLQRSWIVLFLCSILLLPVYFFTSPILKFVGQPDDIAELSGTVAVWAIPAHFSFAFFFPINRFLQSQLKNMVIAISSGLAFVVHIFVCWLFVYVLKLGVIGTIATANVSWWLNVFILFTYTTCGGCPLTWTGFSVEAFTRLWEFTKLSASSGIMLCLENWYYRILIVMTGNLQDAKIAVDSMSICMLINGLETMIPLAFFAGTSVRVANELGAGNGGKARFAMIISVIQSLIIGIILSVLVVFLHNQIGWIFSSSEAVIKAVNNLSILLAFTILLNSVYPVLSGAAVGSGWQSVVAYINLGCYYFIGLPLGFVMGWVFNTGVKGIWAGMIFGGTAIQTFILIFITMRCDWENEAQKASMRVKNWQVSDARK; encoded by the exons ATGGAAGAGAGAGCCGACGAAGCACAAGGTCCTCTAGAGAAGGCGATGGCTCCTCTGTTAGGGGATGACAATGTGGCGGAAGAGAAAGacataaaaacaaagagaaagatATGGATGGAGACGAAGAAGCTATGGCGTATTGTTGGACCAGCCATATTCACTAGGGTCTCCACCTATTCGATCTTCATCATCACTCAGGCCTTCGCCGGCCACCTCGGCGAGCTTGAGCTAGCCGCCATATCCATCGTCAACAACGTCATCGTTGGCTTCAACTATGGCCTCCTC CTTGGAATGGCCACGGCGTTGGAAACGTTGTGCGGTCAAGCGTATGGAGCGAAGAAGTATGACAAGTTGGGAGTGTATTTGCAGCGATCTTGGATTGTTCTCTTCTTGTGCTCCATCTTGCTACTCCCTGTGTACTTCTTCACGTCTCCGATTCTTAAGTTCGTCGGCCAGCCTGATGACATCGCCGAGCTCTCTGGTACCGTAGCCGTTTGGGCCATTCCTGCCCATTTCTCATTTGCATTCTTTTTTCCTATCAACAGATTCCTCCAATCCCAGCTCAAGAATATG GTGATTGCAATCTCCTCAGGATTGGCATTTGTGGTACACATATTTGTGTGTTGGCTTTTTGTGTATGTTCTTAAACTTGGAGTCATAGGGACCATCGCTACTGCTAATGTGTCATGGTGGCTCAATGTCTTCATCTTATTTACATACACCACTTGTGGCGGTTGTCCGCTCACTTGGACCGGTTTCTCCGTCGAAGCTTTCACTAGACTATGGGAGTTCACTAAGCTCTCTGCATCCTCTGGAATCATGCTTTG CTTGGAGAATTGGTATTATAGGATTTTAATTGTGATGACAGGAAATCTCCAGGACGCAAAAATTGCTGTCGACTCTATGTCTATATG CATGTTGATAAATGGTCTGGAGACGATGATTCCACTTGCTTTTTTCGCGGGGACCAG TGTACGAGTAGCGAATGAATTAGGAGCAGGAAACGGGGGAAAAGCAAGGTTTGCAATGATCATATCAGTGATACAATCGTTAATCATCGGAATAATCCTATCTGTGCTCGTAGTCTTTCTTCATAATCAAATCGGTTGGATCTTCTCTTCAAGCGAAGCTGTTATAAAAGCAGTGAATAACCTTTCTATTCTTTTAGCGTTTACGATTCTTCTCAACAGCGTCTATCCCGTTCTTTCCG GTGCTGCGGTTGGTTCGGGTTGGCAGTCAGTAGTGGCATACATTAATCTAGGATGCTACTATTTCATTGGACTTCCACTTGGATTTGTCATGGGTTGGGTTTTCAACACCGGTGTCAAG GGTATTTGGGCTGGTATGATATTCGGAGGAACCGCTATTCAGACgtttatattgatttttattact atgAGATGTGACTGGGAGAATGAG GCACAAAAAGCAAGCATGCGCGTTAAAAATTGGCAGGTCTCTGATGCAAGAAAATGA
- the LOC106372474 gene encoding putative clathrin assembly protein At5g10410 — MAKLKSLIIGKVKDKASICKASLFYSFSSKSVKYIHLALLKSTTHTSHKPPDSNYISDVVSYSNGRHAPVAFGAVMWRLQVTKNAFVAIKSLIVFHILIKSSRYKFEGLDRGRNSLKLNDFSDLSSNLTIELSPWIIWYGRYLDSLSWILKVVGSFPNLMESSKEKSKEKDCVSSYQTGYIMRQTDSLVTFLEHICTRPDTPLLFQNKIVDEIRELVIQDYFTVVILVMIRLQVLNERLTKPEPVGDSSLNDLRLVLMRLEECKESLRGFFWRYRRLAEDFWCLVETLKADMVHSDKEMVNFTGLVQTTVKDDEEMVELASSVQTEWVTFDDSEIAMSELLKRESEWETFDD, encoded by the exons ATGGCAAAACTCAAATCTCTAATAATCGGAAAAGTCAAAGACAAAGCTTCAATATGCAAAGCCAGTTTGTTCTATAGTTTCAGTTCGAAGTCGGTCAAATATATTCACTTAGCCCTTTTGAAGTCAACGACTCATACTTCTCATAAACCACCCGATAGCAACTACATCTCCGACGTCGTCTCTTACTCCAATGGTCGTCATGCCCCGGTAGCTTTTGGGGCGGTTATGTGGAGGTTACAAGTCACAAAGAATGCTTTTGTGGCCATCAAGTCTCTCATAGTCTTCCACATACTTATCAAATCATCGAGATACAAGTTTGAAGGACTTGATCGCGGTAGAAACAGTCTGAAACTGAATGATTTCTCAGACCTATCTTCTAATctcacaatagaattatcaccatggatcatatg GTATGGACGATATTTGGATAGTCTCTCGTGGATTTTGAAGGTAGTAGGGTCTTTTCCAAATTTAATGGAGAGCTCAAAAGAGAAAtctaaagagaaagattgtgtTTCGTCTTACCAAACCGGGTACATAATGAGACAGACCGACTCTCTTGTGACTTTCCTTGAGCATATATGTACTAGACCGGATACTCCACTTTTGTTCCAGAACAAGATCGTGGACGAGATCAGAGAGCTCGTGATTCAAGACTACTTTACGGTTGTAATATTGGTTATGATACGGCTTCAAGTGTTGAATGAAAGATTGACTAAACCGGAACCGGTTGGTGATTCCAGTTTGAACGATTTAAGGTTGGTTTTGATGAGACTTGAAGAATGCAAGGAGAGTTTGAGAGGATTTTTCTGGCGTTATAGACGTTTGGCAGAAGATTTCTGGTGTTTGGTTGAAACATTGAAGGCCGATATGGTACATAGCGATAAGGAGATGGTTAACTTTACCGGTTTGGTTCAGACAACGGTTAAGGACGATGAGGAGATGGTTGAACTAGCAAGTTCGGTTCAGACCGAATGGGTAACATTCGACGACTCTGAGATAGCAATGAGCGAGTTGTTAAAACGGGAGTCCGAGTGGGAAACTTTTGATGACTAG